The proteins below are encoded in one region of Candidatus Poribacteria bacterium:
- a CDS encoding undecaprenyl-phosphate glucose phosphotransferase, with amino-acid sequence MNSKTLDHLLIAITVLLDICFIATAIVVAYWVRFESGWTPEVLSLHKGGSPPLDDYFRLIPLMAIIWLMTLKALKLYRPESNATFSAFWTLCKAAGISLIATLAALFFIYHHDVYSRWVMLLATGFSLVGLFLGRWVLYRFRQSIHAQGMGVNRLAIVGNYDVRVEKFINVLNTKADSGYEVVGIIGETAASSQQPVVNKGEIGVTNPSHNLLPESQLQSLGKSQDILELVRKHRLDTLFIVSPTVPNDTILQILHACEGIPVQINVLPELSEFIRDSRNTITFFEDIPVLQLRETPMQGGRGIAKRLIDIVLSASALIALSPLMLTIAIAIRLTSPGKAIFRQERVGRGGTRFKIYKFRSMQVDAEEKVGHVWAKSDDPRQTRLGKFLRRWSLDELPQFFNVLKGDMSLVGPRPEMSGLIDTFRESIPHYLARQRVKSGMTGWAQVNGLRGNTSLEERISYDRYYIENWSLALDIKIILKTLWAIKKGI; translated from the coding sequence ATGAACAGTAAAACGCTCGACCATTTGCTCATCGCGATCACAGTCCTGTTAGATATCTGTTTCATCGCTACTGCAATTGTCGTAGCATACTGGGTCCGGTTTGAATCGGGTTGGACTCCTGAAGTCCTGTCCCTGCACAAAGGGGGTTCCCCACCCCTTGACGACTACTTTCGGCTTATCCCTCTCATGGCAATAATATGGCTAATGACGTTGAAGGCACTAAAACTCTATCGTCCAGAAAGTAACGCGACGTTTTCGGCATTTTGGACGCTCTGTAAAGCCGCGGGTATCTCGCTCATTGCCACATTAGCCGCCCTCTTTTTCATCTACCATCACGATGTCTACTCGCGTTGGGTTATGCTCTTAGCGACTGGTTTCAGTCTCGTGGGGTTGTTCTTGGGCCGATGGGTGCTTTATCGTTTCCGCCAATCAATTCACGCCCAAGGGATGGGCGTAAATCGACTGGCAATCGTCGGGAACTACGATGTCCGCGTCGAAAAGTTCATTAACGTTCTGAATACTAAAGCGGATAGCGGTTACGAAGTGGTAGGGATAATTGGTGAAACAGCAGCCAGTAGTCAGCAGCCAGTAGTCAACAAGGGGGAAATCGGGGTTACAAACCCCTCCCACAACCTCTTACCCGAAAGCCAATTGCAGTCCCTTGGGAAAAGCCAAGACATCCTTGAACTGGTGCGAAAACATCGACTTGATACGCTTTTCATCGTATCCCCGACTGTGCCAAATGACACTATCCTGCAGATTCTCCACGCCTGCGAAGGAATACCCGTCCAAATCAACGTCCTGCCTGAACTCTCTGAATTCATCAGGGACAGCAGGAACACGATTACCTTTTTTGAGGATATACCGGTGCTACAATTAAGGGAGACACCGATGCAGGGCGGACGCGGTATCGCCAAGCGTCTTATAGACATCGTCCTTAGCGCATCAGCATTGATAGCCTTAAGCCCGCTCATGCTAACAATTGCGATCGCTATACGCTTGACCTCACCGGGCAAAGCAATTTTTCGTCAGGAACGGGTCGGTAGGGGTGGAACGCGGTTCAAGATTTACAAATTCCGTTCCATGCAAGTTGATGCTGAGGAAAAAGTTGGACATGTATGGGCAAAAAGCGATGACCCCCGGCAAACCCGACTTGGAAAATTCTTGAGACGCTGGAGTTTAGACGAATTGCCGCAATTCTTCAATGTTCTCAAAGGCGATATGAGCCTCGTCGGTCCCCGTCCAGAGATGTCTGGATTAATTGATACGTTCCGTGAATCAATCCCGCACTATCTCGCTCGACAGCGCGTTAAATCTGGCATGACCGGGTGGGCACAAGTCAACGGCTTGCGCGGTAATACCTCCCTTGAAGAGCGGATTTCTTATGACCGATATTACATCGAAAATTGGTCTCTCGCCTTAGACATCAAGATTATCTTGAAAACATTATGGGCAATCAAAAAAGGTATTTAA